A genome region from Methylobacterium sp. FF17 includes the following:
- a CDS encoding histone deacetylase family protein — MPIVFHPAYEATLPEGHRFPMRKYGRLAEILLARGLVPDGFVRPEPAGADLLTAAHDRAYVEAVLALDVPRAIEREIGLPVGASVVARSCASVGGTLAAARLALAHGLAGSTAGGSHHARRATGAGFCIFNDVAVAARTLQAEGTIARALVVDCDVHQGDGTADCLSVTPDLFTLSIHAEKNYPARKIPSDRDVGLPDGVDDAGYHAVLEAHVGPLLDALAPDIVFYNAGVDPHGDDRLGRLDLTDAGLLARDRFVVGEARRRGVPLVGVIGGGYATDIDTLAGRHALLFVAMAEAAGAPLR, encoded by the coding sequence ATGCCCATCGTCTTCCATCCCGCCTACGAGGCGACCCTGCCCGAGGGGCACCGCTTCCCCATGCGCAAGTACGGGCGTCTCGCCGAGATCCTGCTGGCGCGGGGCCTCGTGCCGGACGGCTTCGTACGCCCCGAGCCCGCCGGCGCTGACCTCCTCACCGCCGCCCATGACCGCGCCTACGTGGAGGCGGTCCTCGCCCTCGACGTGCCCCGCGCCATCGAGCGCGAGATCGGTCTGCCGGTCGGCGCCTCGGTGGTGGCCCGTTCCTGCGCCTCCGTGGGCGGAACCCTGGCGGCGGCCCGGCTCGCGCTGGCGCACGGCCTCGCGGGGAGCACGGCGGGGGGCAGTCACCACGCCCGGCGCGCGACCGGGGCCGGCTTCTGCATCTTCAACGACGTGGCGGTGGCCGCCCGCACCCTCCAGGCGGAGGGCACCATCGCCCGCGCCCTCGTGGTGGATTGCGACGTCCACCAGGGCGACGGCACCGCCGATTGCCTCAGCGTGACCCCGGATCTCTTCACCCTCTCGATCCATGCCGAGAAGAACTATCCCGCCCGCAAGATCCCGAGCGACCGCGACGTCGGGCTGCCCGACGGCGTGGACGATGCCGGGTACCACGCGGTGCTGGAGGCCCATGTCGGCCCGCTCCTCGACGCGCTCGCGCCCGACATCGTCTTCTACAATGCCGGCGTCGATCCCCACGGTGACGACCGCCTCGGGCGCCTCGATCTCACCGATGCGGGCCTGCTGGCGCGGGATCGCTTCGTCGTGGGCGAGGCCCGGCGGCGCGGGGTTCCCCTCGTCGGGGTCATCGGCGGCGGCTACGCCACGGATATCGACACCCTGGCCGGCCGCCATGCGCTGCTCTTCGTCGCCATGGCGGAGGCGGCGGGGGCACCGCTCCGTTAA
- a CDS encoding ceramide glucosyltransferase, producing MGLETGPVVALALCAALTLINLAGIGVAAMRLGRRNRDPVFPLGAPISLVRPVCGLEPFSEELLARGFRLAHPDYELIFCVADGADPIVPLLHRLMAAHPGVPSRLIVGDERISDNPKLNNCVRGWEAARHDWVVLADSNVLMPPDYLQRLQAAWRPDTGLVCSTPIGARPDGLSAAVECAFLNTLQARWQYTGEALGLGFAQGKSMLWHKPFLEARGGIRALAAEIAEDAAATKLVRAAGARVHLVAAPFDQPLGRRTLREVWSRQLRWARLRRVTFPLFFAPEIGSGPLLPFALALAAAPSAVLTACLLGLAALWYGAEMALAARADWYRAPRLLLAFVIRDALIPLLWTSAWMRGAILWRGNAMDIRSKGVSGLKWRRLRPGTGVA from the coding sequence ATGGGACTTGAGACCGGACCCGTCGTCGCGCTGGCCCTGTGCGCGGCCCTGACCCTGATCAACCTCGCCGGCATCGGAGTGGCGGCGATGCGCCTCGGCCGGCGCAACCGCGATCCGGTGTTTCCCCTCGGCGCCCCGATCTCCCTGGTGCGGCCCGTCTGCGGGCTCGAACCCTTCAGCGAGGAGCTGCTCGCGCGCGGCTTCCGGCTGGCCCATCCCGATTACGAGCTCATCTTCTGCGTGGCGGATGGCGCCGACCCCATCGTCCCGCTCCTGCACCGGCTGATGGCGGCCCATCCGGGTGTTCCGTCGCGCCTCATCGTCGGCGACGAGCGCATCAGCGACAACCCGAAGCTCAACAATTGCGTGCGCGGCTGGGAGGCGGCCCGGCACGACTGGGTGGTGCTCGCCGATTCCAACGTGCTGATGCCGCCGGACTACCTGCAGCGGCTCCAGGCGGCCTGGCGCCCCGACACCGGCCTCGTCTGCTCGACGCCGATCGGCGCCCGGCCGGACGGGCTGTCGGCGGCGGTGGAATGCGCCTTCCTCAACACCCTGCAGGCGCGCTGGCAATATACCGGCGAGGCCCTCGGCCTCGGCTTCGCCCAGGGCAAGAGCATGCTCTGGCACAAGCCCTTCCTCGAAGCGCGCGGCGGCATCCGCGCCCTCGCCGCCGAGATCGCCGAGGACGCGGCGGCGACGAAGCTGGTGCGCGCGGCCGGCGCCCGGGTCCACCTCGTGGCCGCACCCTTCGACCAGCCCCTGGGGCGCCGCACCCTGCGCGAGGTCTGGTCGCGCCAATTGCGCTGGGCCCGCCTGCGCCGCGTCACCTTCCCGCTGTTCTTCGCGCCCGAGATCGGCAGCGGCCCCCTCCTGCCCTTCGCCCTCGCCCTCGCGGCCGCCCCCTCGGCGGTCCTGACCGCCTGCCTCCTCGGCCTCGCCGCGCTCTGGTACGGCGCCGAGATGGCCCTGGCGGCACGCGCGGACTGGTACCGCGCCCCGCGCCTCCTCCTCGCCTTCGTCATCCGCGATGCGCTGATCCCCCTCCTCTGGACCAGCGCCTGGATGCGTGGCGCGATCCTTTGGCGTGGCAACGCGATGGATATCCGAAGTAAAGGCGTCTCAGGCTTGAAGTGGCGACGCCTACGCCCAGGCACAGGCGTAGCGTGA
- a CDS encoding tetratricopeptide repeat protein, with amino-acid sequence MTTPSEILHKIRQSIVSGDRSNISDLVSRAQRISVTDYHIVVEIAILLRDNGHFDQSAFMCNEVLRNDENHVAALYELSILQAMQGRHVEALLGLERILVSCPADERSLRFAARMSARIGDYAAARRYIYRADETCPAHPDIPWLRDLIGYMEAFPAGVADRLTQLYERDRLSTTAETIVSWASASLQRREGFSLIRLGDGEGAFCRISSDDERQYPHIYEHCRQDRARVWFNNEIDIHQSGFTETAFTLRDAIQNANVVGMPYRNWVEHEYKFCSPTGIVGLINALRVAQLPSVKRSQSWTSQLVHMDLLQKGILGNLLREHRRVSLISCLSGAAEAIRTHFELEEVTLYRIPGEKLHAAQLGAETTVGRHYPERYNELMEELAKPLHGQLFLVAGGLLGKLYCNRIKISGGVALDIGSVVDNWMGKATRPDNDPRHAL; translated from the coding sequence GTGACGACGCCATCCGAAATTCTACACAAGATACGCCAATCGATCGTATCCGGCGATCGCAGCAACATCTCGGATCTTGTATCGCGAGCCCAGCGCATAAGCGTAACCGACTATCATATTGTGGTAGAAATTGCCATTCTGCTACGTGACAACGGGCATTTCGATCAGTCTGCGTTCATGTGCAATGAGGTTCTCCGCAACGACGAAAACCATGTCGCAGCACTCTACGAACTGTCTATTTTACAAGCGATGCAGGGCCGCCATGTAGAGGCTTTGCTGGGCTTGGAACGGATACTTGTCTCCTGCCCGGCGGATGAACGGAGCCTCCGGTTTGCCGCCCGTATGAGCGCGCGTATCGGCGATTACGCCGCGGCGCGGCGCTATATCTATCGCGCCGACGAGACCTGTCCGGCGCATCCGGACATTCCGTGGCTCCGTGACCTGATAGGCTACATGGAAGCGTTTCCCGCCGGCGTCGCGGATCGTCTCACGCAGCTCTATGAGCGGGACCGCCTTTCGACCACAGCGGAAACCATTGTGAGCTGGGCCTCCGCTTCATTGCAGAGACGTGAAGGATTTTCCCTCATTCGGCTGGGCGATGGGGAGGGTGCGTTCTGTCGAATTTCGTCGGATGACGAGAGACAGTACCCACATATCTACGAGCATTGTCGTCAGGACCGAGCCCGGGTCTGGTTCAACAACGAGATTGACATCCATCAATCGGGCTTCACGGAGACGGCCTTCACCCTGCGGGATGCGATCCAGAATGCCAATGTCGTCGGCATGCCATACCGGAACTGGGTCGAACACGAGTATAAGTTCTGCAGTCCCACGGGGATCGTCGGACTTATCAATGCACTTCGAGTCGCACAACTTCCATCCGTGAAACGATCTCAATCTTGGACGTCACAATTAGTCCATATGGACCTTCTTCAGAAGGGAATTCTGGGGAACCTGCTACGCGAGCACCGGCGCGTAAGTCTTATCTCCTGCCTCTCAGGCGCGGCGGAGGCGATCAGGACCCATTTCGAACTCGAGGAGGTGACGCTCTACCGGATCCCGGGGGAAAAGCTGCACGCGGCGCAGCTTGGAGCAGAGACAACGGTCGGGCGCCACTACCCTGAACGCTACAACGAACTTATGGAAGAGTTAGCAAAACCGCTGCACGGACAACTCTTCCTCGTGGCAGGAGGGCTACTTGGAAAGCTGTACTGCAATCGCATCAAAATCAGCGGCGGCGTCGCCCTGGATATCGGCTCGGTCGTAGACAATTGGATGGGAAAAGCGACCCGTCCTGACAACGATCCGCGTCATGCTTTGTAA
- a CDS encoding YqaA family protein: MIRRLYEWILALAGKPSAPYALGAVAFAESSFFPVPPDVMLVPMAVSRPDRVWFYALVTTLASVAGGLLGYAIGALLFDSIGQWVFRVYGLSDKAATFQESYAQYGHWVILLKGLTPIPFKLVTITSGFAHYDLFWFVVLSLLTRGARFFLLAGLLGRYGVQIRGVLDRHLNVVAAISVAVIVLGFVLFKVLL; the protein is encoded by the coding sequence ATGATCCGTCGCCTCTACGAATGGATCCTCGCCCTCGCGGGGAAGCCCTCGGCGCCCTACGCCCTCGGGGCGGTGGCCTTCGCGGAAAGCTCCTTCTTCCCCGTGCCGCCGGACGTGATGCTGGTGCCGATGGCGGTGAGCCGGCCCGACCGGGTCTGGTTCTACGCGCTCGTCACCACCCTGGCCTCCGTGGCGGGCGGGTTGCTCGGCTACGCCATCGGGGCGCTGCTGTTCGATTCCATCGGGCAATGGGTGTTCCGGGTCTACGGCCTCAGCGACAAGGCCGCGACCTTCCAGGAATCCTACGCCCAGTACGGCCACTGGGTGATCCTGCTGAAGGGTCTCACCCCGATCCCGTTCAAGCTCGTGACCATCACCTCGGGCTTTGCCCATTACGACCTGTTCTGGTTCGTGGTGCTCTCGCTGCTGACGCGGGGCGCGCGGTTCTTCCTGCTCGCTGGACTTCTCGGGCGCTACGGCGTTCAGATCCGCGGGGTGCTCGACCGGCACCTCAACGTGGTGGCGGCGATTTCCGTCGCGGTGATCGTCCTGGGCTTCGTCCTGTTCAAGGTTCTGCTGTAG
- a CDS encoding disulfide bond formation protein B → MDDASLLRLRRAALLLLVGAVLTLGGAFYFQWVLGYVPCKLCLTERLPYYAAIPLALAGLVLPPRLTRLALGLAALGLLYGAGLSVYHAGAEWSFWPGPSDCGGGAGANPAAIGDFLNALQTTRVADCSTAAWRLLGISLAGWNALVAFALAAISGTAALKP, encoded by the coding sequence ATCGATGACGCTTCGCTGCTGCGCCTGCGCCGGGCCGCCCTCCTCCTCCTCGTCGGCGCGGTGCTGACGCTCGGCGGGGCCTTCTATTTCCAGTGGGTGCTCGGCTACGTGCCGTGCAAACTCTGCCTGACGGAGCGCCTGCCCTATTACGCGGCGATTCCGCTGGCGCTCGCCGGACTCGTGCTGCCCCCTCGCCTGACCCGCCTCGCCCTCGGCCTCGCGGCCCTGGGCCTGCTCTACGGCGCCGGCCTCAGCGTCTATCACGCCGGGGCCGAATGGAGCTTCTGGCCGGGGCCCAGCGATTGCGGCGGCGGCGCGGGAGCCAACCCGGCGGCGATCGGGGATTTCCTGAATGCCCTTCAGACCACGCGGGTGGCCGATTGCTCGACCGCGGCCTGGCGCCTGCTCGGGATCTCGCTCGCGGGCTGGAATGCCCTGGTCGCCTTCGCCCTCGCCGCGATCTCCGGAACAGCGGCGCTGAAGCCCTGA
- a CDS encoding DUF1178 family protein yields MIRYTLACEAGHGFESWFPSSDSYDDQVARGFVTCPVCGSARVGKGMMAPAIARSGRGAEAPAVATPPQPAEVVPQLATTEPEQRLRALMQALRAEATKGADDVGPRFPEEARRMHYGEAETRAIYGQASLDEARALLDEGIAVAPLPPAPDERH; encoded by the coding sequence ATGATTCGCTACACCCTCGCCTGCGAGGCCGGGCACGGCTTCGAGAGCTGGTTTCCCTCGAGCGATTCCTACGACGACCAGGTGGCGCGCGGATTCGTGACCTGCCCGGTCTGCGGCTCGGCGCGGGTCGGCAAGGGCATGATGGCTCCGGCCATCGCCCGCAGCGGGCGGGGGGCCGAAGCGCCTGCGGTGGCCACGCCCCCGCAACCCGCAGAGGTCGTGCCGCAACTGGCCACGACCGAGCCGGAACAGCGCCTGCGCGCCCTGATGCAGGCCCTGCGTGCGGAAGCGACGAAGGGCGCGGACGATGTCGGGCCGCGCTTTCCCGAGGAGGCTCGCCGCATGCATTACGGCGAGGCCGAGACCCGCGCGATCTACGGGCAGGCCAGCCTCGACGAAGCGCGGGCGCTGCTCGACGAGGGCATTGCGGTGGCCCCGCTGCCGCCGGCTCCCGACGAGCGGCATTGA
- a CDS encoding carbon-nitrogen hydrolase family protein produces MRSGRDPLANRDAAVALVRQAAEAGAHYVQTPEMTSLVERSKASLFQKVTGQDDDPTLAALREVARERGIVIQVGSLAIRNGDKVANRAFLIDAQGAITASYDKLHLYDVDLPNGERWRESATYTGGACAVVAETPWAPFGLAICYDIRFPALYRSLAEAGATILTAPACFTQRTGEAHWHVLHRARAIETGSFMISAAQGGHHEDGRDTYGHSLIVDPWGQVLADAGGAEPGVILAEIDLARVTDARARIPALQHARPFTVERVGRPS; encoded by the coding sequence ATGCGCTCCGGGCGCGATCCGCTGGCCAACCGCGACGCCGCCGTGGCGCTGGTGCGCCAAGCGGCCGAGGCGGGCGCGCATTACGTGCAGACGCCCGAGATGACCTCCCTGGTGGAGCGCAGCAAGGCGAGCCTGTTCCAGAAGGTCACGGGCCAGGACGACGACCCGACCCTGGCGGCCCTGCGCGAGGTCGCCCGCGAGCGCGGCATCGTGATCCAGGTCGGGTCGCTGGCGATCCGCAACGGGGACAAGGTCGCCAACCGGGCCTTCCTGATCGATGCGCAGGGCGCGATCACCGCCTCGTACGACAAGCTGCACCTCTACGACGTGGACCTGCCCAACGGCGAGCGCTGGCGGGAATCGGCGACCTATACGGGCGGCGCCTGCGCGGTGGTGGCCGAGACGCCCTGGGCGCCCTTCGGGCTCGCCATCTGCTACGACATCCGCTTTCCCGCGCTCTACCGGTCCCTGGCCGAGGCCGGGGCGACGATCCTGACCGCGCCCGCCTGCTTCACGCAGCGGACCGGCGAGGCGCACTGGCACGTGCTCCACCGGGCCCGCGCCATCGAGACCGGCTCGTTCATGATCTCGGCGGCGCAGGGCGGGCACCACGAGGACGGGCGCGACACCTACGGCCACTCGCTCATCGTCGATCCCTGGGGCCAGGTGCTCGCCGATGCGGGCGGAGCGGAGCCCGGCGTGATCCTGGCCGAGATCGACCTCGCCCGCGTCACCGACGCCCGCGCCCGAATCCCGGCGCTGCAGCACGCCCGCCCCTTCACCGTCGAGCGGGTGGGGCGGCCCTCCTGA
- the grxC gene encoding glutaredoxin 3, which yields MKPVTIYTTAWCPYCSAAKSLLRDKGIAFTEIDVEKTSGSRATMVQRAGGRTSVPQIFVGDTHVGGCDDLYALNGAGKLDPLVAA from the coding sequence ATGAAGCCGGTCACGATCTACACAACCGCGTGGTGCCCGTACTGCTCGGCGGCCAAGAGCCTGCTGCGCGACAAGGGCATCGCCTTCACGGAGATCGACGTCGAGAAGACGTCGGGCTCCCGCGCGACCATGGTCCAGCGCGCCGGCGGACGCACCAGCGTGCCGCAGATCTTCGTCGGCGACACCCATGTGGGCGGCTGCGACGATCTCTACGCCCTCAACGGCGCGGGCAAGCTCGACCCCCTGGTGGCCGCGTGA
- the cpdR gene encoding cell cycle two-component system response regulator CpdR, whose product MKILLAEDDNDMRRFLAKALQNAGYDVLSFDNGLSAYNRLREEPFELLLTDIVMPEMDGIELARRATELDPDIKVMFITGFAAVALNPDSKAPKDAKVLSKPFHLRDLVNEVEKLLAA is encoded by the coding sequence ATGAAGATCCTCCTGGCGGAAGACGACAACGACATGCGCCGCTTCCTGGCCAAGGCGTTGCAGAACGCCGGCTATGACGTGCTGTCGTTCGACAACGGCCTCTCAGCCTATAACCGCCTGCGCGAAGAGCCGTTCGAACTGCTCCTGACCGACATCGTGATGCCCGAGATGGACGGCATCGAGCTGGCGCGCCGCGCCACCGAGCTCGATCCCGACATCAAGGTGATGTTCATCACGGGCTTCGCCGCCGTGGCGCTGAACCCGGATTCGAAGGCCCCGAAGGACGCCAAGGTCCTCTCGAAGCCGTTCCACCTGCGCGACCTCGTCAACGAGGTGGAGAAGCTGCTCGCGGCCTGA
- a CDS encoding N-formylglutamate amidohydrolase, which yields MTEPSPFPNASEVAAFDPPFAVDEPAAHTLPFVFNTPHSGAVYPPSFLAASRLGALALRRSEDAHVDRLFAPVVDLGAPLMRAHFPRAYLDVNREPYELDPRMFDGRLPTFANTRSMRVAGGLGTIPRLVADGQEIYRGRLPVEAAIERIEALYKPYHRTLRALIQRTARQFGHAILIDCHSMPSSSLGRDEAARADFILGDRFGTACAPILIDAFEHHLRARGYRVLRNKPYAGGFITEHYGEPNVERHALQIEINRGLYMNEATLAITPGFSELVWHLRSVVTAVAAEVQGLSPTRMAAE from the coding sequence ATGACAGAGCCGTCGCCCTTCCCGAACGCGTCCGAGGTGGCCGCGTTCGACCCGCCCTTCGCGGTCGACGAGCCGGCGGCGCACACGCTGCCCTTCGTGTTCAACACGCCCCATTCCGGGGCGGTCTATCCTCCGTCCTTCCTGGCCGCCTCACGTCTCGGCGCCCTCGCGCTGCGGCGCTCCGAGGACGCGCATGTGGACCGCCTGTTCGCCCCCGTGGTCGACCTCGGCGCCCCCCTGATGCGGGCGCATTTCCCCCGCGCCTATCTCGACGTGAACCGGGAGCCCTACGAACTCGACCCGCGCATGTTCGACGGGCGCCTGCCGACCTTCGCCAACACGCGCTCCATGCGGGTGGCAGGCGGGCTCGGCACGATCCCGCGCCTCGTCGCGGACGGGCAGGAGATCTATCGCGGGCGCCTCCCCGTCGAGGCCGCAATCGAACGCATCGAGGCCCTGTACAAGCCCTATCACCGGACCCTGCGCGCCCTGATCCAGCGCACGGCGCGCCAGTTCGGCCACGCCATCCTGATCGATTGCCACTCCATGCCCTCGTCGAGCCTGGGGCGCGACGAGGCGGCCCGGGCCGACTTTATCTTGGGGGACCGCTTCGGCACGGCCTGCGCGCCGATCCTGATCGACGCCTTCGAGCACCATCTGCGGGCGCGGGGCTACCGGGTGCTGCGCAACAAGCCCTATGCGGGCGGCTTCATCACCGAGCATTACGGCGAGCCGAACGTCGAGCGCCACGCGCTCCAGATCGAGATCAATCGCGGCCTCTACATGAACGAGGCGACGCTGGCGATCACGCCGGGTTTCTCGGAGCTGGTCTGGCACCTGCGCAGCGTCGTCACGGCCGTGGCCGCCGAGGTGCAGGGCCTTTCGCCGACGCGAATGGCGGCGGAGTAG
- the scpA gene encoding methylmalonyl-CoA mutase, producing MTSRIPDFASVPYTADAVPAPVPPVGEPWMTPEGIPVKGVYGPEDRDGIEFLDTYPGVAPFLRGPYPTMYVTQPWTIRQYAGFSTAEDSNAFYRRNLAAGQKGLSVAFDLATHRGYDSDHPRVSGDVGMAGVAIDSIYDMRTLFSGIPLDEMTVSMTMNGAVLPILALYIVAAEEQGVPPEKLAGTIQNDILKEFMVRNTYIYPPAGSMRIIGDIFAYTSKNMPKFNSISISGYHMQEAGATNDLELAYTLADGVEYIKAGLAAGLTIDQFAPRLSFFWAISTNFFMEIAKMRAARLIWAKLVKEFEPKSDKSLPLRTHSQTSGWSLTAQDVFNNVTRTCIEAMAATQGGTQSLHTNALDEALALPTDFSARIARNTQLFLQQESGTTRIVDPWGGSYYVEKLTQDIVARAWEHLREVEELGGMAKAIEAGIPKLRIEEAAARAQARIDSGRQTIVGVNKYKPEDDRAIELMRVDNGNVRTLQIDKLKRLRAERSQANVDAALAALTAAAQGQGNLLELAVSAARAKATVGEISDALEKAWGRHRAEIRSISGVYKREVGGMSPVVETVRKLVEAFEENDGRRPRILVAKMGQDGHDRGQKVIASAFADLGFDVDIGPLFATPAEAARQAVENDVHIVGVSSLAAGHLTLVPELKAALTEQGRGDVMIVIGGVIPPGDYDALYAAGASAIFPPGTVIAEAAVKLIEELNGRLGYAARQAAE from the coding sequence ATGACGTCTCGCATCCCCGACTTCGCGTCCGTTCCCTACACGGCCGATGCCGTCCCGGCTCCGGTGCCGCCCGTGGGCGAACCCTGGATGACGCCCGAGGGCATTCCGGTGAAGGGGGTCTATGGGCCCGAGGACCGCGACGGCATCGAGTTCCTCGATACCTATCCGGGCGTGGCGCCGTTCCTGCGCGGGCCCTACCCGACCATGTACGTGACCCAGCCCTGGACCATCCGGCAATATGCCGGCTTCTCCACGGCGGAGGATTCGAACGCGTTCTACCGGCGCAACCTCGCGGCCGGGCAGAAGGGCCTGTCGGTGGCCTTCGACCTCGCCACCCACCGGGGCTACGATTCCGACCACCCGCGCGTCTCGGGGGATGTCGGCATGGCGGGTGTGGCGATCGACTCGATCTACGACATGCGGACGCTGTTCTCCGGCATCCCGCTCGACGAGATGACGGTGTCGATGACGATGAACGGCGCGGTGCTGCCGATCCTCGCCCTCTACATCGTGGCCGCCGAGGAGCAGGGCGTGCCGCCCGAGAAGCTCGCCGGCACGATCCAGAACGACATCCTCAAGGAGTTCATGGTCCGCAACACCTACATCTACCCGCCGGCGGGTTCGATGCGGATCATCGGCGATATCTTCGCCTACACTTCGAAGAACATGCCGAAGTTCAACTCGATCTCGATCTCCGGCTACCACATGCAGGAAGCCGGCGCGACGAACGACCTCGAGCTCGCCTACACCCTCGCCGACGGCGTCGAGTACATCAAGGCGGGCTTGGCGGCCGGGCTGACCATCGACCAGTTCGCGCCCCGCCTGTCCTTCTTCTGGGCGATCTCGACGAACTTCTTCATGGAGATCGCCAAGATGCGGGCCGCGCGCCTGATCTGGGCCAAGCTCGTCAAGGAGTTCGAGCCGAAGAGCGACAAGTCCCTGCCACTGCGCACCCATTCGCAGACGAGCGGCTGGTCGCTGACCGCGCAGGACGTGTTCAACAACGTCACCCGCACCTGCATCGAGGCGATGGCGGCGACCCAAGGCGGCACCCAGTCGCTGCACACCAATGCCCTCGACGAGGCGCTGGCCCTGCCCACCGACTTCTCGGCCCGCATCGCCCGCAACACCCAGCTCTTCCTGCAGCAGGAGAGCGGCACGACGCGCATCGTCGACCCGTGGGGCGGCTCCTACTACGTGGAGAAGCTGACGCAGGACATCGTCGCCCGCGCCTGGGAGCATCTGCGCGAAGTCGAGGAACTCGGGGGCATGGCCAAGGCCATCGAGGCCGGGATCCCGAAGCTGCGCATCGAGGAGGCCGCCGCCCGCGCCCAGGCCCGGATCGATTCCGGCCGCCAGACCATCGTGGGCGTCAACAAGTACAAGCCGGAGGACGACCGCGCCATCGAACTGATGCGGGTCGACAACGGCAACGTCCGCACCCTGCAGATCGACAAGCTGAAGCGCCTGCGCGCCGAGCGCAGCCAGGCCAACGTCGACGCGGCCCTTGCCGCGCTGACGGCCGCCGCACAGGGCCAGGGCAATCTCCTCGAACTCGCGGTCAGCGCGGCGCGGGCCAAGGCCACGGTCGGCGAGATCTCGGATGCCCTCGAGAAAGCCTGGGGCCGGCACCGGGCCGAGATCCGCTCGATCTCGGGTGTCTACAAGCGGGAGGTGGGTGGCATGTCGCCGGTGGTCGAGACCGTTCGCAAGCTCGTGGAGGCCTTCGAGGAGAACGACGGGCGCCGGCCGCGCATCCTCGTCGCCAAGATGGGCCAGGACGGGCACGACCGTGGCCAGAAGGTCATCGCCTCCGCTTTCGCCGATCTCGGCTTCGACGTGGATATCGGGCCGCTCTTCGCCACTCCGGCCGAGGCCGCCCGCCAAGCCGTCGAGAACGACGTCCACATCGTCGGCGTGTCGTCGCTCGCCGCCGGCCACCTCACCCTGGTGCCGGAACTCAAGGCGGCGCTGACCGAGCAGGGCCGCGGCGACGTGATGATCGTCATCGGCGGCGTGATCCCGCCGGGCGACTACGACGCCCTCTACGCAGCCGGCGCCTCGGCGATCTTCCCGCCCGGCACCGTCATCGCGGAAGCCGCCGTGAAGTTGATCGAGGAGCTGAACGGACGTCTCGGCTACGCGGCGCGCCAGGCCGCCGAGTAG